In Amphiura filiformis chromosome 1, Afil_fr2py, whole genome shotgun sequence, the following are encoded in one genomic region:
- the LOC140146483 gene encoding adhesion G-protein coupled receptor G6-like, with translation MSSLLQMVVKTFILAVLSGPFLPIKGSIQSLELQLHNPDVPLISGRSNKINFTATIHHSGSTPGCDPWELYMWISPTDRKIEGNSINPKQVINGKQQYLQLQEGKPAIFEHLTYGVNLKHNITCDEAKFLCGRFLGLGSNARCSSAVDSCILITCKAVLEIRGIEVVANTQDVDDNYLLHLNITIDYNQDSAVDISSSEGLWEVVVWLSSYSNGSRPRWSVKKHTLTTNQSSQGFIAGQQFGFNDIIYRPEQQELEGISNDEANFVCARFRSSKVQLESRHGIMRSRCTQLPQRFLPPSSTTSSSTTSSSATSSSTTSLSTPQTLDVMTATTGVPKSGTDPAYEIITDSSTTDANSPSNPDESLSSATAATATAEVTAVAEEVTTDSEDKSIGTHLTSSLESLAEIDVNDVNVEAVAKDLVTLTTIGLPNITTNQLQAVSITLQNIAKIQHVPAQVVDLSLTALDNILQLDQSKLDQDQQNSPSMMAKSLQQILANLDLQPAGREKRFTSSKKNVGLTAIAMQADEAFNGVTFNVKSEPRDMDDGTVNINWRHDEHIVNNVNDTGLTFLNDLFTETDITDVRANIIVYLNDNLFQGPPDVIPSEATSCRIQSNVIGAELLVNGNHVTQLNPGVKMVYNIKQRNVSWQPSCVFWDFSKGDWSSSGCQVVQDIGGQVMCRCNHLTNFAVLMSPEGGCYGDMYFLDVLSKIGCVVSIVALSLTFLTYMIYKNLMGRTPQLILIQWTLSLMCLYIIFLFGIDSSNQGTLCTIVAALLHYFTLTSVFWMGAEAASLFLVFVRGVRMIPRPQKFLPVAALVAWGLPAVFVIIPFIVVKEDEYRHSNYCFLRQGLHFYFGLLLPIGIVLLTNIVVFTLVLHAITFRRPDMSTFSSLAKTQSSETTRMIQQVLCIAVLLGITWVFGFLSIGSAAPVFDALFSIFNSFQGLAVFLLFCVRRREVREAWRRVFLL, from the exons ATGTCGTCGTTATTGCAGATGGtcgtcaaaactttcattttagCAGTTCTTTCCGGACCATTTTTACCCATTAAAG GTTCTATACAATCACTTGAACTTCAGCTCCACAACCCAGACGTACCACTTATTTCCGGAAGGTCCAACAAAATCAACTTTACAGCGACTATTCATCATAGTGGGAGCACCCCCGGTTGTGATCCATGGGAATTATACATGTGGATAAGCCCTACTGACAgaaaaattgagggaaattcaatTAATCCGAAGCAGGTTATTAATGGGAAGCAACAATATCTTCAACTTCAAGAAGGGAAACCTGCGATCTTTGAACATCTAACGTATGGTGTTAACTTAAAACATAATATTACTTGTGATGAGGCAAAGTTTTTATGCGGTCGCTTCCTAGGACTTGGAAGTAATGCTAGATGTTCGTCAGCTGTTGATTCATGCATTTTAATAACATGTAAAG CTGTTCTGGAGATCAGGGGCATAGAGGTAGTCGCAAACACCCAAGACGTTGATGATAATTACCTGTTGCACCTTAATATCACCATTGACTACAACCAGGACTCTGCTGTAGACATATCATCCAGTGAAGGCCTGTGGGAGGTGGTGGTCTGGTTGAGTTCCTACAGCAATGGATCTCGACCAAGATGGAGTGTTAAAAAACATACGTTGACGACCAATCAGAGCAGTCAGGGTTTCATTGCAGGTCAACAATTTGGCTTCAATGACATCATATATAGACCAGAACAACAGGAACTGGAG GGTATTAGCAATGATGAAGCTAACTTCGTATGTGCAAGATTCCGATCAAGCAAAGTACAACTTGAGAGTCGACATGGCATAATGCGTTCAAGATGTACACAGTTACCACAACGATTTCTGCCCCCATCATCTACAACATCATCATCTACAACATCATCATCTGCAACATCATCCTCTACAACATCATTATCTACTCCTCAAACTTTAGATGTAATGACTGCAACTACAGGTGTGCCGAAGTCTGGGACAGACCCTGCATATGAAATTATTACAG ATTCTAGTACTACTGATGCCAATTCACCATCAAACCCAGATGAATCACTATCATCAGCAACAGCAGCAACAGCTACAGCAGAAGTTACAGCAGTAGCAGAAGAAGTAACAACAGACTCAGAAGATAAGTCAATTGGAACACATTTAACTTCAAGTCTGGAATCCTTAGCTGAG ATTGATGTCAATGATGTCAACGTAGAAGCTGTTGCTAAGGATCTTGTTACCTTGACAACCATTGGACTACCAAACATTACAACCAATCAACTGCAAGCAGTATCAATAACTCTTCAAAACATCGCTAAAATTCAACATGTGCCTGCTCAG GTGGTGGATTTATCCTTGACAGCACTTGACAATATACTGCAACTAGATCAGAGTAAACTTGATCAGGACCAACAAAACTCCCCATCAATGATGGCTAAATCTCTCCAACAAATCCTGGCCAATCTGGACCTGCAACCTGCAGGCAGGGAAAAACGTTTCACTTCTTCTAAAAAGAATGTTGGTTTAACAGCAATTGCTATGCAAGCTGATGAGGCTTTCAATGGAGTAACATTCAATGTGAAGTCTGAACCAAGAGATATGGATGATGGAACAGTCAACATAAATTGGAGACATGATGAACATATAGTTAACAATGTGAATGATACTGGGCTGACATTCCTTAATGATTTATTTACAGAAA CTGATATTACAGATGTAAGAGCCAACATTATAGTGTATTTAAATGACAACCTGTTTCAAGGTCCACCTGATGTTATTCCATCGGAAGCTACATCATGTCGTATCCAAAGCAATGTGATTGGAGCAGAGCTATTGGTTAATGGTAATCATGTGACACAGTTGAATCCTGGTGTGAAAATGGTTTATAACATAAAACAG AGAAATGTCAGTTGGCAGCCATCATGTGTGTTCTGGGATTTCTCTAAGGGTGATTGGTCAAGCAGTGGATGTCAAGTTGTCCAGGATATCGGTGGTCAAGTTATGTGCCGTTGTAATCATCTGACTAACTTTGCTGTTCTGATG AGTCCTGAAGGTGGTTGCTATGGTGATATGTACTTCCTGGATGTTTTAAGCAAGATTGGATGTGTTGTCTCCATTGTTGCTCTCTCATTGACTTTCTTGACTTACATGATATACAA GAATTTGATGGGTCGTACACCACAGCTTATACTCATCCAGTGGACCTTATCACTCATGTGCCTCTACATCATCTTCCTCTTTGGTATTGATTCATCCAATCAAGGCACTCTATGTACCATTGTAGCAGCACTGCTCCACTACTTCACCCTCACATCAGTATTTTGGATGGGTGCTGAAGCTGCAAGTCTCTTCCTTGTGTTTGTTAGGGGAGTTAGAATGATACCAAGACCACAGAAATTTTTGCCTGTTGCAGCATTAGTGGCATGGG GTTTGCCTGCTGTCTTTGTTATAATTCCATTCATAGTTGTAAAAGAAGATGAATATCGCCATAGCAATTA TTGTTTCTTGAGGCAAGGGCTACATTTCTACTTTGGTCTGCTCTTACCTATCGGTATTGTCCTTCTCACCAACATAGTGGTCTTTACCTTGGTACTCCATGCTATCACATTCAGAAGACCTGACATGTCAACATTTTCATCGCTGGCAAAAACGCAATCATCTGAGACTACTCGTATGATTCAACAAGTTCTCTGCATTGCTGTACTTCTTGGTATTACATGGGTGTTTGGCTTTCTCTCCATAGGGAGTGCTGCACCAGTCTTTGATGcacttttcagcatttttaactCATTCCAAGGACTTGCGGTCTTCCTGTTATTTTGTGTTCGCCGACGAGAAGTTCGCGAAGCCTGGCGCAGAGTCTTTCTGTTGTAG